In Salvia splendens isolate huo1 unplaced genomic scaffold, SspV2 ctg1118, whole genome shotgun sequence, the genomic window TATCCGCAGTCTGCAGAATGATCAAGAGTTACTGCATGAATAAATGTATGTATCATCTCTGGAACTACTACCTAGTTCTAGATAGCTCATTTGTCTGCATTTCCTTCCTTGCATCATTGCTCTCAAGAAGCTCCATCTTCATTTTTCATAAATACTTCTAGTTGATCCACTTATTGTTTTTTAGCACCGGGATAGATCGTTGGTTCATTGTGTTTCCTTTATGTGTGGAGATGATCGAAAACCTCTTATTTTTCCTGCATCGCATGCCTTAATATTTAGACACTTCAATAAGTCTTAAGTGTAATTATTTTCAGCTGATCTTGGTGGATGGACTCGTGTTGTTGTTGAGAAGCCTTTTGGAAAGGATTTGGAATCAGCGAGGAACTAAGCTCACAAATAGGTGAATTGTTTGAAGAACCACAGATTTATCGTATAGATCATTATCTGGGGAAGGAATTGGTGCAGAATCTGGTATGCTTGTTAATTTTCTTATAAATCAGTTCAATACTGTGCTATATATGGAGGACTATATTCTAGAAGGAAATTGACCTTTATCTTACGAAATTCTGCAGTTGGTGCTCGTTTTGCAAATCGCTTATTTTTTACCCTCTGGAATCGTGACAACATTGCTAACGTACAGGTGATATGCTTATGTTTTTATAATGAGAATTTGCAATATTTTTCCTCTGGCTTTAGACGCAAGCTTGACTTTTCTTTCCCCAGATTGTGTTCAGAGAAGATTTTGGAACTGAGGGACGTGGTGGATATTTCGACCAATATGGGTATGCTCACTCCCTGCTCCAAATGCTTTATTTCTGAAAATAAATCTTGCTCTTCAACTTGTGAAATATTCaaaagttttaataaattatggTTGAAGAAATTATGCTTTCTTCCTTTTGCTTTGGTCACAGATTGATGAACTTGTAGTTTACTCCTTGTTTTTGCAGAATTATCCGCGATATTATCCAGAATCACCTATTGCAGGTTATactttaatatataatttttactGCTTGTTTCATAGTTTTAAAGAGTACTTTTTAGTTAAATGTTAGCCCAACCATGCGGTATGTGTTAACTTCATAATACATGAGTTACTTTAAAAAGCATGAATTTAACTAAAACAAGATTCGTAATGCATATTCACCTGACTGCTACGTGCCTCCTCTTCTCCTGTCCTTTCCCTTCTTTTTGAAGGGAGCATTTACTCTTCTGTTAATGCTTTGTGGTGAACCagttaaatttataatatgcTTTCCTCTTACCTATATTGACATCACAATTTATAAAACTTGCAGGTTCTTTGCCTTGTTGCAATGGAGAAACCTGTTTCCTTGAAACCTGAGCATATTCGGGACGAGAAAGTGAAGGTAGGATAATAAATCCTAATTTATTGTGTATTTTCCTTCTTGCAAGAACACTCAAGGTTGAAGATGCTCTTTGACTTCTATTTTAAGTTCCTAGCTTCATTTTTGGCTTTTAACCTCACATGGAGCTACCTGCATATGATTGTTAGCTCGTCTCTCGCTAATTATTTAGTTGGAATTCAGGTTCTTCAATCAGTTCTTCCAATCAAAGACGAAGAGGTGGTGCTCGGACAATATGAAGGCTACAAGGATGATCCAACAGTTCCAGACGACTCAAATACTCCTACTTTTGCAACAGCGATTCTACATATACATAATGAAAGATGGGAAGGtagaacaaaaaataaaatttgtgattttctctctcttttcctaCATGAATGGATATCTATACCTTGAGTAGAATTTCTGATTACATCATTTACTGACTTGCTGTAGGTGTGCCCTTTATACTCAAGGCAGGAAAGGCTTTAAATTCAAGAAAAGCAGAAATAAGGGTTCAATTCAAG contains:
- the LOC121788675 gene encoding glucose-6-phosphate 1-dehydrogenase 6, cytoplasmic-like; its protein translation is LSYRSLSGEGIGAESVGARFANRLFFTLWNRDNIANVQIVFREDFGTEGRGGYFDQYGIIRDIIQNHLLQVLCLVAMEKPVSLKPEHIRDEKVKVLQSVLPIKDEEVVLGQYEGYKDDPTVPDDSNTPTFATAILHIHNERWEGVPFILKAGKALNSRKAEIRVQFKDVPGDIFRCQKQGRNEFVIRLQPSEAIYMKLTVKQPGLEMSTAQSELDLSYTQRYQGVVIPEAYERLILDTIKGDQQHFVRRDELKAAWEIFTPLLHRIDKGEFKSLPYKPGSRGPAEADQLLEKVGYVQTHGYIWIPPTL